The region CGCGCATACGCGACGCCGCACTGGAGGTCTTCGCCGAACGCGGGACCAAGGGCGCCACCGTGCAGCTCATCGCCGCCGCCGCGGGCGTCTCCACCGGGCTCATCCGCCACCACTTCGGCTCCAAGGACGGCCTGCGGCGGGCCTGCGACGAGTACGCCGTCGGCACCCTGCTGGAGCAGGCCCGGCGCGCCCTGGAGGAGGACACCGCGGCCCCGGGGTTCATGGACTCGATGCACCGCGCGAGCGGGGCGAGCACCCGCTACCTGGCCCGCGCCCTGGTGGAGGACTCCCCCGCGGCCGCCGAGCTCTTCGACACCGGGGCGGCGCTCGCCGAGCGCTTCCTCACCGAACAGGACCCCGAACGCTTTCCACCCGGCGCCGAGGCCACACGGGACGCCGCCGCGGTCATGGGCGCCATGCAGCTGTCCACCCTCACCCTGCACACCCACCTGCGCCGCAGGATGGGCGTCGACCCGCTCGACCCCGCCCACACCCCGCGGCTGGCCGCGGCCATGGTCGGGGTGTACACGACCACGGTCGCGTTCCTGTCCGGCGAGCAGGGCCGGCCGATCTCCGACGCCCTCACCGGCGACGCACCCCCCACCCCCCGGGAGGAAGAGCCATGACGACCACCGAGGCGATCCGCGTCAGCGGACTCGCCAAGCGCTTCGGCCGCACCACCGCGCTGGACGGCCTGGACCTGACCGTTCGCACCGGGGAGGTCCACGGCCTGCTCGGCCCCAACGGCGCGGGCAAGAGCACCGCCCTGCGCATCCTGCTCGGGCTCACCCGCGCCGACGCCGGGACCGCGTCCGTGCTCGGCGGCGACCCCTGGCACGACGCCGCCGCCCTGCACCGGCGGCTGGCCTACGTCCCCGGCGACGTCGCCCTGTGGCCCGGCCTGTCCGGCGGGGAGACCCTCGACCTGCTCGGGCGCATGCGCGGCGGCACCGACGGACGGCGGCTCGCCGAACTCGTGGACCGCTTCGCGCTGGACACCCGCGTCCGGGGCCGCGCCTACTCCAAGGGCAACCGGCAGAAGGTCGCCCTGGTGGCCGCGCTGGCCGCCGACACCGAGCTGCTCGTCCTGGACGAGCCCACCTCCGGGCTGGACCCGCTCATGGAGGAGGTGTTCCGCCGGACCGTCGCCGAGGAGCGCGACCGGGGCCGCACCGTCCTGCTGTCCAGCCACATCCTGTCCGAGGTCGAGGCCCTCTGCGACCGGGTCTCCATCGTGCGCGCGGGCCGCACCGTGGAGAGCGGCACCCTCGACGACCTGCGCCACCTGTCCCGGATCACCGTCACCGCCGTCCTGTCCGCTCCCCCGGACGGACTGGCCGCCCTGCCCGGCGTCCACGATCTGGAGGTCGAGGGCGACCGGCTGCGGCTGCACGCCGACCCGGCGGCGCTGGCCGGGCTGTGCGCGCGCCTGGGGGAACTGGGGGTGCGCGACCTCGGCGCGCATCCGCCCACCCTGGAGGAGCTGTTCCTGCGCCACTACGACACGGCCGCCGAGGGGGCGCGATGACCGCCGTCGGCGCCCGCCCCGCCGGGGGGACGGCGGCCGGGGCCGCCCCGCTGGCCCGGGCGGTCCTGCGCCGGGAGCGCGTCCTGCTCGCCGTGTGGTCCCTGTGCACCGTCGGCATCGCCCTGGGCGGCGTGGCCGCGGCCGGGACCACCTACCCGACCGCCGCCGACCGCGCGGCGCGCTGGGAGCAGCTCCGGCAGATCCCCATGTTCGTGCTCTTCCAGAGCCGGGCGTTCGACGACTCCGCCGAGGCGCTCGCCGTCCAGCAGGCGTTCGGCGCCGGGACGATGTGCGCCGCTCTGGGCGCCGTGCTGCTGGTGGTGCGGGCCACCCGCGGGGAGGAGGGCTCCGGGCGGCGCGAGCTGCTCGCCGGGCTTCCGCTGGGGCGGCACGCGGACCTGGCGGCGGCCCTGGCCGTGGCCCTGGGCGCGGGGGCGGCGATCGCGGCCGCCGTCGCCGCGGGCCTGGTCGCGACCGGCGCGCCCGCCGCGGGATCGGCGGCCTTCGGGCTGGTCGTCGGCGCGGCGGCGTGGGTGGGCGCGGGCCTGGCCGCCGTCGCCGCCCAGTTCACCGCGCGCACCGGGACTGCGGTGGGGCTGGCGTTCGGGGCCTTCTACGCCCTGCACCTGGTCCGCGGGCTGGGGGCGATGGCGGGCGGACCGGCCCTGTGGGTCACCTGGGCGGTGCCCTCCGGGTGGCTGGAGAACGTGCGGCCCTTCGCCGGCGAACGCTGGTGGGCGCTGGTGCCCGTGCTGCTGTGCACGGCCGCCCTGGCGGCGGCCGCCTTCGCCCTGGCCGACCGGCGCGACCCGGGCGAGGGACTGCTCCCCCGCGGCCGGGGCCCGGCCCGGGCGGCCCGCTCGCTGCGGTCCCCCCTGGCCCTGGCGCTGCGCTCGGAGCGGACCTCCCTGGCCCTGTGGGCGGGGGCGGTCGCGGGCGTCGGCCTGGCGATGGGGGCCGTGGGGGCGGGCGCCATGGCCGAGTACGCGGGCGCGCCCTGGGTGCGCGCGATGGCCGACGCGCTGGGGGTGGCGCCCCGGGACGCCTTCTTCGTGTACGTGGTCTTCGTCCTCGTCTTCCCGATCGCCGCCCAGGCGGTCCTGGCGGTGCTGCGGCTCCGCCGGGAGGAGGCGGCCGGGACCGCCGAGCTGCTGTTGTCGGGGCCGGTGGGGCGGCTCCGCTGGGCGCTGGCGCACCTGGCGGTGGCCTTCCTGGGCCCCGCGGTCCTGCTCGCGGTGCTGGGCACGGCGGTCGGGGCCGGGGTGTTCCTGGGCGGTCCGGGGTCGGCGGCCGACCTCGTCCGGTTCACCGGGCTCACCCTCTCGCTGGTCCCGTCCGTGTGGGTGGTGGCGGCGGTGGCCTTCCTGGCGTACGGGGCGCTGCCGCGCCTGTGCGCGGCGCTGGGGTGGGCGGCGCTCGGCACGGGGATCCTGGTCGAGATCGCGGTGAAGACGGGGGCGGTGCCGGAGGTCCTGTTCCTGCTCACCTCGCCGTTCGCCCACGTCAACCCCTACTACGGTGCGCCGGGCGCCGCTCCCCTGGTGCTGGCCCTCCTGGCGGGGGCGCTGGCCGCCGCCGGGGCGTGGGCCCTGCACCGCCGGGACATGCCCGCCTGAAGGACGCCCGGCCGGGGGTGGCGCGGCGCCCCGACCCGCATTATGTTAGTGACTAACACTTTCTGCGGCGGGAACGGGCGGCGGCATGGACGGCAGGACGCACACGCGGCGACGGAACAGGGCCGCCATCCAGGAGGCGGCCCTGCGGCTCTTCGCCGAGCAGGGGTACGAGGCGACCACGGTCGCGCAGATCGCCCGTGAGGCCGGGGTCTCGCACATGACGTTCTTCCGGTGCTTCCCGACCAAGGAGGACGTCGTCCTGGACGACGACTACGACCCCATGCTGGAGGAGCTGGTCCGGGCCCGCCCCGCCGCCGAACCCCCCGTGGAGCGCGTCCACCGGGCCACCATGGCCGGACTCGGGCAGGTCTACGAGCACAACCGGGAGGCCCTGCTGGGCCGGGTCGGACTCCTGCTGTCGATCCCGGGCCTGCGCGCCCGGATCGGCGAGAACCTCGCCTCGGCCCGCACCGCCTTCGAGCGCGGGCTGACCCCCGAGGGGCGGGAGCCCGACATGGAGACCCGGGCGGTGGCCGCGGCGTGCGCGTCGGCCCTGGCCGAGGCCGTCATCGCCTGGAGCGAGGCCCACGAGCGGGTCGAGCTGCCCGACGTGATCGACCGGGTCTTCCACGCACTGCGCGGACTGCCCGCCCCGGAGCAGGGAACGCGCCCGTGAGCGCCCCCGTCATCACCGTCGAGGGCCTCTCGGTCCGCTACCCGGGCGCCGCGTCCCCGGCGGTCGACGGCATGGGCTTCACCGTCGGCCGCGGCGAGGTGTTCGGGTTCCTGGGGCCCAGCGGCGCGGGCAAGTCGACCGCGCAGAAGGTGCTGACCCGGCTCCTCCGCCGCTACCGGGGCGAGGTGGGCGTCCTGGGCCGGCGCCTGGAGGAGTGGGGACGGGACTACTTCGAGCGGGTGGGGGTGGGGTTCGAGCTCCCGGCCGGGTTCGGGCGGCTCACCGCCCGGGAGAACCTCGCCGCGTTCGCCTCCCTGTACCGGGGCCCGGTCGAGGACCCCGTGGAGCTGCTGGAGCGGGTGGACCTGGCCGGGGCGGCCGACCTGCGCCTGTCGGAGCTGTCCAAGGGGATGCGCATGCGCCTCAACCTGGCCCGGGCCCTGGTCAACCGGCCCGACGTCCTCTTCCTGGACGAGCCCACCTCCGGCCAGGACCCGGTGCGCGCCGCCCTGGTGCGCGACGTCGTCCGGGCGGCCGCCGACCGGGGGTGCGCGGTCTTCCTGACCACCCACGACATGGCCACCGCCGACCTGCTGTGCGACCGGGTGGCCTTCGTGGTCCGGGGGCGGATCGCCGCCGTCGACTCCCCGCGCGGGTTCAGGCTCCGCCACGGGCGCCCGGGGATCGTCGCCGAGCTGCGCGGGGGCGGCGTCCGGGAGGTCGCGGCCCGGGCCCTGGCCGACGACGCCGAACTCCTGGGGCTGCTCCGGGAGGGCGCCGTGGAGACCCTGCACACCCGGGAGGCGTCGCTGGCCGACGTCTTCACCGAGGTCACCCGGGAGCGGCTGTGAACCGGCTGCTCGCCGCCGCCGCGCTGGAGGCCC is a window of Nocardiopsis changdeensis DNA encoding:
- a CDS encoding TetR/AcrR family transcriptional regulator, which gives rise to MDTERPAEDLTGRARIRDAALEVFAERGTKGATVQLIAAAAGVSTGLIRHHFGSKDGLRRACDEYAVGTLLEQARRALEEDTAAPGFMDSMHRASGASTRYLARALVEDSPAAAELFDTGAALAERFLTEQDPERFPPGAEATRDAAAVMGAMQLSTLTLHTHLRRRMGVDPLDPAHTPRLAAAMVGVYTTTVAFLSGEQGRPISDALTGDAPPTPREEEP
- a CDS encoding ABC transporter ATP-binding protein yields the protein MTTTEAIRVSGLAKRFGRTTALDGLDLTVRTGEVHGLLGPNGAGKSTALRILLGLTRADAGTASVLGGDPWHDAAALHRRLAYVPGDVALWPGLSGGETLDLLGRMRGGTDGRRLAELVDRFALDTRVRGRAYSKGNRQKVALVAALAADTELLVLDEPTSGLDPLMEEVFRRTVAEERDRGRTVLLSSHILSEVEALCDRVSIVRAGRTVESGTLDDLRHLSRITVTAVLSAPPDGLAALPGVHDLEVEGDRLRLHADPAALAGLCARLGELGVRDLGAHPPTLEELFLRHYDTAAEGAR
- a CDS encoding antibiotic ABC transporter — protein: MTAVGARPAGGTAAGAAPLARAVLRRERVLLAVWSLCTVGIALGGVAAAGTTYPTAADRAARWEQLRQIPMFVLFQSRAFDDSAEALAVQQAFGAGTMCAALGAVLLVVRATRGEEGSGRRELLAGLPLGRHADLAAALAVALGAGAAIAAAVAAGLVATGAPAAGSAAFGLVVGAAAWVGAGLAAVAAQFTARTGTAVGLAFGAFYALHLVRGLGAMAGGPALWVTWAVPSGWLENVRPFAGERWWALVPVLLCTAALAAAAFALADRRDPGEGLLPRGRGPARAARSLRSPLALALRSERTSLALWAGAVAGVGLAMGAVGAGAMAEYAGAPWVRAMADALGVAPRDAFFVYVVFVLVFPIAAQAVLAVLRLRREEAAGTAELLLSGPVGRLRWALAHLAVAFLGPAVLLAVLGTAVGAGVFLGGPGSAADLVRFTGLTLSLVPSVWVVAAVAFLAYGALPRLCAALGWAALGTGILVEIAVKTGAVPEVLFLLTSPFAHVNPYYGAPGAAPLVLALLAGALAAAGAWALHRRDMPA
- a CDS encoding TetR/AcrR family transcriptional regulator, which gives rise to MDGRTHTRRRNRAAIQEAALRLFAEQGYEATTVAQIAREAGVSHMTFFRCFPTKEDVVLDDDYDPMLEELVRARPAAEPPVERVHRATMAGLGQVYEHNREALLGRVGLLLSIPGLRARIGENLASARTAFERGLTPEGREPDMETRAVAAACASALAEAVIAWSEAHERVELPDVIDRVFHALRGLPAPEQGTRP
- a CDS encoding ABC transporter ATP-binding protein, with the translated sequence MSAPVITVEGLSVRYPGAASPAVDGMGFTVGRGEVFGFLGPSGAGKSTAQKVLTRLLRRYRGEVGVLGRRLEEWGRDYFERVGVGFELPAGFGRLTARENLAAFASLYRGPVEDPVELLERVDLAGAADLRLSELSKGMRMRLNLARALVNRPDVLFLDEPTSGQDPVRAALVRDVVRAAADRGCAVFLTTHDMATADLLCDRVAFVVRGRIAAVDSPRGFRLRHGRPGIVAELRGGGVREVAARALADDAELLGLLREGAVETLHTREASLADVFTEVTRERL